TTGGGGAGCTTGGTGGCTTTGGCTTTGATGGATTCTCTGTACTCTTCAAATTTGGAGATGGTCTTTTGGGTGTTGTGGACTTTGAGGATGCGGTCGATTTTACATATTGGGGTCTGTTTCTTTAGCCAGCTGGACTGGAATATGATCTCCACTATGTTCTTGCTTGTGTCTTCAGGACCCAGTTCAGAAACTGTGGATTTTGTGAtagagattaaaaaaattgaaactttgaGCATGGTTTtctgaaatttatttgaaaagaCTGAAAATTTGAACATGGTTTTCTGTAAATTGTGTAGATATTGGTAACATGTTTTGGAAATGATGCAGGAAGAGGAATGGTGCTCATGAACTCATTGTAACTAGCTAGTAACAGAAATTAATTCTGCATTGAAgtatgagaaagagagagagagagagagacaggtTCTGAAACTGAAAGTTTATGGCTTCACAAGTCCTAGCTGATAATACTTATTATAAGCTCAGAGTGTAGagataaattaatttttaatgtacCTTTTCTGTTATGAATAAAgacatttaattattaaacGCAATAAAGGGTTTTCTCAGATCACATCACATGCGTGCATGATTAAAATTGTTGAGAATTGTGAGATGTACCTGCATGCCTAACAGCCTGATGAAGCTCCAAGTTCTCAGCTTTCATGAAAATCTCACCACATTCAGGACATGAACAAATGCTGCCTCTCAGAGAAGGGTCTCTAGCAAAACCAAGAACAGGATCAACCACCATTCTGCACTCATAGCAGCCAGAGAATCTCCTGAAAGGCATTGCTCTAAAAGACCCACCACCAACAGAAGAATTATTAGTAGATACTGCAgataatgaagaagaagaggtagAAACAACCCCATTGAACTCATGCAGAGGAGCTTTCATGGATCTGCTTGAAGTTTCATTACTGTTACTTGAACCCATTGAAGCCCTTTTCTTATGAACGTCAGGAGATCCTATTTCAGGCCTGTGCATGATTTTGGTGTTGTTACACAGTGAGCCAGAGCATCTcattttcttgcttttcttgGCAGCATTACTTTCCTCCATGGCTTGCTcatgctgttgttgttgttgcagtAGCTGCTGTTTGCGCTCTTGTTGTAGCTGAAGTGGTTGGAGATGTTTACAGGTCAATAAGCCTCTTACAACAGACCAATAGGGTGGCTTCTCTGTCTTTTGGGGCTTCTGGTTCTGGTTTTGGTTCTGTTTCTGAGCCTTTTGGTGTATTTGCTTGGTGGGTTTTCTTTGGGTTTTGAGTTTAGAGGTAGCCATGGCTGAAGAAGACATCTAATTTGTGATGTTTGAGCTGAGTAAAATGGTGGTTTGTGGTTTTAGTTTCAGAATTGCAGATGGGGTTCTTTCAGAGACATGAGCTGAGACAGACAGCTGGGTGGGGTTGCAAAGGAGCTCCCTTTGCTTGCTTTTGTAGAAAGCTTTTTCTAGATTAGGGTTCTGTGGggctttttttgttgtgtgtACAGAAGTTGATTTATAAATAGATAAGTGATTGATCTGTGTAAAGATATTGTTATTTGTTAATGATGGGGGAGTGATGCTTGGATGGCAAGAGAATACAAAACTATGGGTTGCACATATTTAATATATCTCTTATTACTACTGAGTCAgtgacaaaaaagaaacatagcTTGGGATGAAGATTCAAAACTTAAAATCTTATATGATTCAAAAAACCCTTCAAATCTCATACATGATTATCAATTGAAACATATTGGTATTACTACattcaaaaaataacaaaaagtggAAAGAGTTctacatattttttatggtagttgtgtttcttttactattaagaaataaaaaccattCAAACAACATTATCTGTTTTTCAAATGGCATTAGTGTGATGTTAACCATTTGTTAAATAAACTACAAATAAAactaatgattttttttttaatatacatGCGATATTGGAAGAGAGGATAATCGAATTTAGGACCTCGTGTACAAAGATAAATGCTCCTAACTACTTGAACTACAAACTCATATTTAAAACTAATGAATTTTAGTGTGAAACAAGAGAAATCAATTGAGACCAATGTGAAACTAATGGCATTTTACATGAttcattcaaataattttctaTAGGATTTAATTAATGGGCCCTCTCACCCACACACAATGCATGGCTCCCACATAAATATGACAATCCTTCCACAATATCTtcttaataatatattattgattgattttaaaaCACTTAGAATAATATATTGTAAGCAGAGCAACCAACTGGGGCTCGGTTTCAGAAACCCAACAGCAATTTATGGCGAGGCAGAGGTTGCCAACAGAAACTTCAAGCTAGGCTTTGGTTCCATCCTAAGCCCAAGGGAAGACTTTTTTTGGGCTAAGCACAGCGCACAATAAGGTAAGCAAACACACTAATTAGACAATAATTATATTGCTGTACCTCTCTTCTGGGGCAAAGTTGCTTCGTTTTGATTCCTTTTGCTCTCAAAATCATGCAATGCCATATGGTGTTGGAATAAAGTTGTGTACTTTAATAAGCAATCCTTTCCACCCAACAAGTTGTTCATCTTTAATTAAATGTTTGATTGTTGCTTTTCATATCCCTAAGCTTTAACACCAAGGGATGGCAAGCTTTGCTTGGTAACCGTTGCTAAGTACAAAGTATGGAGTATGAGAATCACAGAGTtaacaatttgaaaatttgtaCTGTTGAGAAAGAGGAGGAATaacaattcaaattttatttggaCCTCCTTTTCTAATGCTATATTTAAAACATGTAATAGTTTTAAGATGTGGGGAACTGACAGAGCAATTCAGGGTGTGAATGTTATGAGCATCTAACGTTGAAGAATGACAGTCTAGGACAAGAGTTTAAAAGGGTTTCTTCATCTATTgccaaattaatttttagttaGATGATTACATTCCAACGgtaaaaattgaaagttgaacCTTTGATAGCCTGCTTGGTAGCAAATTGTCACAATCTACTTCTTAACTAGATATTAAGCGATTTTATGACTCAACACCGCTAAAGATCATCACAATTTTTCCTAATCATATgggtttttggggtttttttttttctgcttaTACAGGCACGAGTGATATAAGTTATCAACCATTGGAGTTGTAATAAGTTTGTCCCTCGGTCGCTTAAGAAAAGACATCATGTGAGCAGTTATGTTACTTATAGAACAATGTTATTTTTACCACATTGACCTTTCTAATAGAGGTCAGAGAAAGCATACGTGGGTTATATCAGTTGGCCAAAGCAGTGTGCTTGTCCCCTTGCACATGAATTTGATCCTCCTCTTCCTACCTTAATTTAGAATATCGCTttcttaaaaaacaaaacaaaccaaaaaatgtGAGAGCAACTCCCCTCATGTGGGCCTAACCTTTGTGGAACCCATGTCAATATGGCGGCGTCCAAATATCACCACTCTCATTTATGAGGACTAAATGAGCTGGCCCAAACATATTGGCAATGGGCCATAGGTAGCCCAATTGGGTTGTCTTCTTCACTCATTTGGTTTACGGATCGGGGATGCTTGGGCTAACTTGGGTTTTTAGGTAAACCATAATTTCATGTCCAATGAATATCGGCCCAAGAAAAAGCTCATGG
The window above is part of the Prunus dulcis chromosome 1, ALMONDv2, whole genome shotgun sequence genome. Proteins encoded here:
- the LOC117614179 gene encoding uncharacterized protein LOC117614179, whose translation is MSSSAMATSKLKTQRKPTKQIHQKAQKQNQNQNQKPQKTEKPPYWSVVRGLLTCKHLQPLQLQQERKQQLLQQQQQHEQAMEESNAAKKSKKMRCSGSLCNNTKIMHRPEIGSPDVHKKRASMGSSNSNETSSRSMKAPLHEFNGVVSTSSSSLSAVSTNNSSVGGGSFRAMPFRRFSGCYECRMVVDPVLGFARDPSLRGSICSCPECGEIFMKAENLELHQAVRHAVSELGPEDTSKNIVEIIFQSSWLKKQTPICKIDRILKVHNTQKTISKFEEYRESIKAKATKLPKKHPRCIADGNELLRFHSTTFVCSLGLNGSSNLCNSIPHCNICSIIKNGFNKFSGDLIEDGILTTATSGRAHDKAVVAAEDNGKRAMLVCRVIAGRVKKNMEDSIGIGPIGMEEYDSVAGAVGVYSNLDELYVFNPKAILPCFVVVYGGF